A single window of Sphingobacterium sp. ML3W DNA harbors:
- a CDS encoding helix-turn-helix domain-containing protein, giving the protein MKTEMEYKVEFGKQVKKYLDASGLSENDLAKLLNSSIKNVTEIISGNVGLTIDKMIKIGSIFNVTYYNLANPNFPLPNFTDLDELTKDLIEKRKITGVKTIDKNHALANELNRLIKEGSLNQPNTAKNLLTHMTPSLWNRNPSEITSLLNKAPRNESIVLIRPIKGLNYYIHKDFKGKYATLSDEEILALVVPFESPDNEKNKS; this is encoded by the coding sequence ATGAAGACAGAAATGGAGTACAAAGTTGAATTTGGCAAACAAGTTAAAAAATATCTTGATGCATCTGGATTAAGTGAAAATGACTTAGCAAAACTGCTTAATTCAAGTATTAAAAATGTAACAGAAATAATCAGCGGTAATGTTGGACTAACCATTGACAAGATGATAAAAATAGGTAGTATATTTAATGTTACATATTATAATTTAGCTAATCCAAACTTCCCTCTTCCTAATTTCACGGATTTAGATGAACTAACAAAAGATTTAATCGAAAAAAGAAAAATTACAGGTGTCAAAACTATAGATAAGAATCATGCACTAGCCAATGAACTTAACCGATTAATAAAAGAAGGAAGCTTAAACCAACCAAATACTGCAAAAAATCTTCTGACCCATATGACTCCTTCCTTATGGAATAGAAATCCAAGTGAAATCACAAGTTTACTGAATAAAGCACCTCGAAATGAAAGTATTGTTTTAATACGGCCTATAAAGGGTCTGAATTATTACATTCATAAAGATTTTAAGGGCAAATACGCTACGCTGTCCGATGAAGAAATCTTAGCCTTGGTCGTACCGTTTGAATCACCAGATAATGAAAAGAATAAATCGTAA
- a CDS encoding type II toxin-antitoxin system HigB family toxin gives MRIIGKKILLKCKKKNIGNKLLCQEIDKLIDVLELFEPYKTKQTIKDLRPDADCVHNDGFYFFDIHIHRTLILIELDDEGEATIMWAGTHQEYDETFKNNKSTIEKWLRTKNYID, from the coding sequence ATGAGAATTATAGGAAAGAAAATACTTCTAAAGTGTAAAAAGAAGAATATTGGCAATAAATTACTTTGCCAAGAAATCGATAAATTAATTGATGTCTTAGAATTATTTGAACCATACAAAACTAAACAAACCATCAAAGATTTAAGACCTGATGCTGACTGTGTACATAATGATGGCTTTTATTTCTTTGACATTCACATTCATAGGACACTTATATTAATTGAGCTGGACGATGAAGGAGAAGCCACTATCATGTGGGCTGGTACGCATCAAGAATATGATGAAACATTCAAAAACAACAAATCGACCATTGAAAAATGGCTTCGAACTAAAAACTACATAGACTAA
- a CDS encoding helix-turn-helix domain-containing protein: protein MKTHFDIEKLVESNSISNELDYERALIADRKLRLLSKESVHFKNLRSKLRDLIEAYENVEWNDVNNISDQKLAESDNYERIAEFERLFIDNRKQEIRKKLKKLELTQENLATILGHKSKTHMSELINGITPFTLKDLVIINRLLKIDLNILVPNFLSQEEQMRVKNAVNTLNKPNIKLSSDDLVMSY from the coding sequence ATGAAAACACATTTTGACATTGAAAAGTTAGTAGAGAGTAATTCAATATCTAATGAATTGGATTATGAAAGAGCTTTGATAGCTGACAGAAAACTAAGATTGCTATCTAAGGAAAGTGTTCATTTTAAAAATTTGAGATCGAAGTTACGTGATTTGATTGAAGCTTATGAAAATGTCGAGTGGAACGATGTCAATAATATTAGCGATCAAAAACTAGCTGAAAGTGATAATTACGAACGCATTGCGGAATTTGAAAGATTATTTATCGATAACAGAAAGCAAGAAATACGAAAAAAACTTAAGAAGTTAGAACTAACGCAAGAAAATTTAGCTACAATTTTGGGGCATAAAAGCAAAACACACATGTCAGAATTGATCAATGGTATCACACCTTTTACTCTTAAAGATCTCGTGATAATCAATCGTCTTTTAAAGATTGACTTAAATATTTTAGTTCCAAATTTTCTATCTCAAGAAGAACAGATGCGTGTGAAAAATGCTGTGAATACCTTAAATAAACCAAATATAAAACTCAGTAGCGATGACCTTGTAATGTCCTATTGA
- a CDS encoding DUF6624 domain-containing protein, with protein sequence MRKALFILIISYLGILKSYAQVTQFDIDSTKFTKDIALQLDSVFLKDQEFRKQYIQLAQNGADEKQLSVTRSNMRKVDSLNLITVTTLLDNEGWLGPQDVGMFASQGLFLVIQHANLATQEKYFPMIEKAEKAGKTLSSNLAILKDRIAVRNGEDQLYGSQGFTDKTTKKKFLYPIVDVDNLESRRVSMGLPPMDKYLPGWDLKKYKMDLPEIREAVKRLK encoded by the coding sequence ATGAGAAAAGCACTATTCATATTAATTATTAGCTACTTAGGTATTTTAAAATCTTATGCTCAAGTTACTCAATTTGATATTGACAGTACCAAATTCACAAAGGATATAGCATTGCAGCTTGACTCTGTTTTTTTAAAAGATCAAGAATTCAGAAAACAATACATACAATTGGCGCAAAATGGTGCTGATGAAAAACAGTTATCGGTAACAAGAAGTAATATGAGAAAGGTCGATTCTCTCAATCTCATAACAGTGACAACACTACTTGATAATGAAGGCTGGCTTGGTCCGCAAGATGTTGGCATGTTTGCTAGTCAGGGTTTATTTCTAGTAATACAGCATGCAAATCTAGCTACACAAGAAAAATACTTTCCTATGATTGAGAAAGCTGAGAAAGCTGGTAAAACACTTTCAAGTAATCTAGCGATATTGAAAGATAGAATTGCAGTCCGCAATGGTGAAGATCAGCTATATGGCAGTCAAGGGTTTACTGATAAAACAACTAAGAAAAAATTCCTCTACCCAATAGTTGATGTTGATAATCTTGAAAGCCGCCGAGTATCTATGGGACTCCCTCCAATGGATAAATACCTGCCCGGATGGGATTTAAAAAAGTATAAAATGGATTTACCTGAGATAAGGGAAGCTGTAAAAAGGTTGAAATAG